The proteins below come from a single Plantactinospora sp. KBS50 genomic window:
- a CDS encoding DUF1501 domain-containing protein: MDLLTRRRFLIGSGVVGAAALAAGGTTYALSDLLDTAGDRDPEARTLVLLTLYGGNDGLNTVIPYADPAYHDARGDMAYPAEQVKPLDGGLGLNPALGGLHQLWTQDRLAVVRGVGYPRPDRSHFRSMDIWQTAEPDRPGNTGWLGRWLDGAGADPRLAVSFEPALPPLLAGARSAGAAVPVADRRAAGLPDRTLAAFAAPADEPPAQARAAACFADLRAVSAMISAVRDGAGSADADDGADSATATGGGHTPLDAQLDLVAQCVEAGVSTRVFSVSLGGFDTHADEKQLQAVLLGMLDRALIRFVDRMNRTDAGRKVAVAVYSEFGRRVRANASDGTDHGTASDVFLLGAGVRGGLYGEQPSLTDLDDGDLKFTTDFRDVYATLLERVLDSDPAPVLNGWRGRLDGTLR; the protein is encoded by the coding sequence ATGGATCTCCTCACCCGACGCAGGTTCCTGATCGGCAGCGGCGTGGTCGGCGCGGCCGCGCTCGCCGCGGGCGGAACGACGTACGCGCTCTCCGACCTGCTGGACACCGCCGGTGACCGCGACCCGGAGGCCCGCACGCTGGTCCTGCTGACCCTCTACGGCGGCAACGACGGGCTGAACACGGTCATCCCGTACGCCGATCCCGCCTACCACGACGCGCGGGGCGACATGGCGTACCCGGCCGAGCAGGTCAAGCCGCTGGACGGCGGGCTCGGGCTCAACCCCGCCCTCGGCGGCCTGCACCAGCTGTGGACGCAGGACCGGCTGGCGGTGGTCCGCGGGGTCGGCTATCCCCGGCCGGACCGCAGCCACTTCCGGTCCATGGACATCTGGCAGACCGCCGAACCGGACCGGCCGGGCAACACCGGCTGGCTGGGCCGGTGGCTCGACGGCGCCGGCGCCGACCCCCGGCTGGCCGTGTCGTTCGAACCGGCGCTGCCGCCGCTGCTGGCCGGTGCCCGCAGCGCGGGTGCGGCCGTACCGGTCGCCGACCGCCGGGCCGCCGGGCTGCCCGACCGGACCCTCGCCGCCTTCGCGGCACCCGCCGACGAGCCGCCGGCGCAGGCCCGCGCCGCCGCCTGCTTCGCCGACCTGCGCGCGGTCTCGGCCATGATCTCGGCGGTACGCGACGGAGCCGGCTCGGCCGACGCAGACGACGGCGCGGACTCGGCGACCGCGACCGGCGGCGGTCACACCCCGCTGGACGCGCAACTGGACCTGGTGGCGCAGTGCGTCGAGGCCGGCGTCTCCACCCGGGTGTTCTCGGTCTCGCTGGGCGGCTTCGACACCCACGCTGACGAGAAGCAGCTCCAGGCCGTGCTGCTGGGCATGCTCGACCGGGCGCTGATCCGGTTCGTCGACCGGATGAACCGGACCGACGCCGGCCGCAAGGTCGCGGTGGCGGTCTACTCCGAGTTCGGCCGGCGGGTCCGGGCCAACGCCTCGGACGGCACCGACCACGGCACGGCCTCGGACGTCTTCCTGCTCGGCGCCGGGGTGCGCGGCGGCCTGTACGGCGAGCAGCCCAGCCTCACCGACCTGGACGACGGCGACCTGAAGTTCACCACCGACTTCCGCGACGTCTACGCCACGCTGCTGGAGCGGGTGTTGGACAGCGACCCGGCGCCGGTGCTGAACGGCTGGCGCGGCCGGCTGGACGGCACGCTGCGCTAG
- a CDS encoding DUF1800 family protein encodes MANRDTVAHLLRRATFGPTAAEVDAAVRVGVDATLDRLLRPTGPDAGATATPPPRLGPDPAAGLGAKPDREQRQKANQQRAVQVRQVIEWWLDRMVAADHQLAEKLLFFWHGHWATSVKKVRSAQLMLGQLATLRRYGDGPFGDLVTAMVRDPALIVWLDGQKNTRRAPNENLARELMELFTLGIGHYTEADVKAGARALTGWTVDRRTGTAHFDRRRHDPGPKTILGRTAAFDAEAYARLLADRPESAAFVADRLWFRFCGGPAPDLPVRPDVTATLREVLTAGQFSGTASQLVKQPVEWAVGAMRQLGIRPSALSDQQRRQLVAGLDGLDQVPLRPPSVGGWPAGTAWLTTGALQARMRLAQLFANQMAPAVRQGLAAAPAPGRLDALARLLVVDAWTPRSRAALTPLAGDPRRLVAAALVSPEYTVS; translated from the coding sequence ATGGCCAATCGGGACACCGTCGCGCACCTGCTGCGCCGGGCCACCTTCGGGCCGACCGCCGCCGAGGTGGACGCGGCCGTCCGGGTCGGCGTCGACGCCACCCTGGACCGGCTGCTCCGGCCGACCGGCCCGGACGCCGGCGCGACCGCCACCCCGCCGCCGCGGCTCGGCCCGGACCCGGCCGCGGGCCTGGGCGCCAAACCGGACCGCGAGCAGCGGCAGAAGGCGAACCAGCAGCGGGCCGTCCAGGTCCGGCAGGTCATCGAGTGGTGGCTGGACCGGATGGTGGCGGCCGACCACCAGCTCGCCGAGAAGCTGCTGTTCTTCTGGCACGGCCACTGGGCCACCAGCGTCAAGAAGGTCCGCTCCGCCCAGCTCATGCTCGGTCAGCTGGCGACCCTGCGCCGGTACGGGGACGGCCCGTTCGGCGACCTGGTGACGGCGATGGTCCGCGACCCCGCCCTGATCGTCTGGTTGGACGGGCAGAAGAACACCCGCCGGGCACCGAACGAGAACCTCGCCCGGGAGCTGATGGAGCTGTTCACGCTCGGCATCGGCCACTACACGGAGGCCGACGTCAAGGCCGGCGCCCGCGCGCTCACCGGCTGGACGGTCGACCGGCGTACCGGCACCGCCCACTTCGACCGGCGCCGGCACGACCCGGGCCCGAAGACCATCCTGGGCCGGACCGCGGCCTTCGACGCCGAGGCGTACGCCCGGCTGCTGGCCGACCGGCCGGAGTCGGCCGCCTTCGTGGCCGACCGGCTGTGGTTCCGGTTCTGCGGCGGCCCGGCGCCGGACCTGCCGGTCCGGCCGGACGTCACCGCAACGCTGCGGGAGGTGCTGACCGCCGGCCAGTTCAGCGGTACGGCGAGCCAACTGGTCAAACAGCCCGTCGAGTGGGCCGTGGGCGCGATGCGGCAGCTCGGCATCCGCCCCTCGGCCCTGTCCGACCAGCAGCGCCGGCAGCTCGTCGCCGGCCTGGACGGGTTGGACCAGGTGCCGCTGCGACCGCCCAGCGTCGGCGGCTGGCCGGCGGGGACGGCCTGGCTGACCACCGGCGCCCTGCAGGCCCGGATGCGGCTGGCCCAGCTGTTCGCCAACCAGATGGCACCGGCGGTCCGCCAGGGACTCGCGGCGGCGCCCGCACCGGGCCGGCTCGACGCGCTGGCCCGGCTGCTCGTGGTCGACGCCTGGACGCCGCGCAGCCGGGCCGCGCTCACGCCGCTGGCCGGCGATCCGCGCCGGCTGGTCGCGGCGGCGCTGGTCAGTCCCGAGTACACGGTGAGTTGA
- a CDS encoding enoyl-CoA hydratase-related protein produces the protein MTDPLLVDRTDAVVTLTLNRPEALNSLDIQLKEALRDTLAELEQDRSCRAVVLTGAGTGFSAGQDLREHTATLESGTGDPLETVRQHYNPIAALLGDLPKPVVAAVRGMAAGAGASLAFLADFRVGGPSTSFLMAFARVGLAGDTGVSWSLPRLVGHAKAVELLMLAEPVRAAEAHRLGLLTRLVDDDEQVLPVAQELAARLAEGPTVAYGAIKRQLSVGDAGTLSAALAAEAQAQTICGATSDHRAATAAFVGKQKPQFEGR, from the coding sequence GTGACCGACCCGCTGCTCGTCGACCGCACCGATGCCGTGGTCACGCTGACCCTCAACCGCCCGGAGGCGCTGAACTCCCTCGACATCCAGCTCAAGGAGGCACTCCGCGACACCCTCGCCGAGCTGGAGCAGGACCGCAGCTGCCGGGCCGTGGTGCTCACCGGCGCCGGTACGGGCTTCAGCGCCGGACAGGACCTGCGGGAACACACCGCCACCCTGGAGTCGGGCACCGGCGACCCGCTGGAGACCGTCCGGCAGCACTACAACCCCATCGCCGCCCTGCTGGGCGATCTACCCAAGCCGGTGGTGGCGGCGGTCCGCGGGATGGCCGCCGGCGCGGGCGCCTCGCTCGCCTTCCTCGCCGACTTCCGCGTCGGCGGCCCGAGCACCAGCTTCCTGATGGCCTTCGCCCGGGTCGGGCTGGCCGGCGACACCGGCGTGTCCTGGTCGCTGCCCCGGCTGGTCGGCCACGCCAAGGCCGTCGAGCTGTTGATGCTGGCCGAGCCGGTACGCGCCGCCGAGGCGCACCGGCTGGGTCTGCTCACCCGGCTTGTCGACGACGACGAACAGGTGCTGCCGGTGGCGCAGGAACTGGCCGCCCGGCTCGCGGAAGGCCCGACCGTCGCCTACGGGGCGATCAAGCGGCAGCTCTCGGTGGGCGACGCCGGCACGCTCTCCGCGGCGCTGGCCGCCGAGGCACAGGCGCAGACCATCTGCGGGGCGACCAGCGACCACCGCGCCGCCACGGCCGCCTTCGTCGGCAAACAGAAGCCGCAGTTCGAGGGCCGCTGA
- a CDS encoding PaaX family transcriptional regulator C-terminal domain-containing protein: MQARSALFDLYGDYLRPRGGRAPVAALVRLLTPLGIAAPAVRTAVSRMVRQGWLHPLRLSSGPGYSITPKAARRLDEAASRIYRTGRSGWDGRFDLLVLDGPTNRRDRQRLGANLSFHGYGMLDERTWVATRPGEDIDGLLGEAGVRFERFTSIHAAGTPGAVGVVRRAWDLTEIGEAYQRFVAEQRPLVTAVTARSSDEDAYAARFRLVHAWRTFLFRDPQLPPALLPDRWPGTSAATFFDRHASRLRPAADRFVDHCLGNAPSAAVGRGRKASARTIRPKGPRQ, from the coding sequence ATGCAGGCACGGTCGGCTCTCTTCGACCTCTACGGGGACTACCTGCGCCCGCGCGGTGGGCGCGCGCCGGTGGCCGCCCTGGTCAGACTACTGACTCCGCTCGGCATCGCGGCACCCGCGGTCCGCACAGCGGTGTCCCGGATGGTTCGCCAGGGCTGGCTGCACCCGTTGCGGCTGTCCAGCGGCCCGGGATACTCGATCACCCCAAAGGCCGCACGCCGGCTGGACGAGGCGGCTTCCCGGATCTACCGGACCGGACGCAGCGGCTGGGACGGGCGGTTCGACCTGCTCGTGCTCGACGGTCCGACCAACCGGCGGGACCGGCAGCGGCTGGGCGCCAACCTCAGCTTCCACGGCTACGGCATGCTCGACGAACGCACCTGGGTGGCCACCCGCCCGGGTGAGGACATCGACGGGCTGCTGGGCGAGGCCGGCGTCCGCTTCGAGCGGTTCACCTCCATCCACGCCGCCGGCACGCCGGGCGCGGTCGGGGTGGTCCGCCGCGCCTGGGACCTGACCGAGATCGGCGAGGCGTACCAGCGGTTCGTGGCCGAACAGCGACCGCTGGTCACCGCCGTCACGGCCCGCAGCAGCGACGAGGACGCGTACGCCGCCCGGTTCCGGCTGGTGCACGCCTGGCGTACGTTCCTGTTCCGCGATCCGCAACTACCCCCGGCGCTGCTTCCGGACCGGTGGCCGGGCACCAGCGCGGCCACCTTCTTCGACCGGCACGCCAGCCGGCTCCGGCCGGCCGCCGACCGGTTCGTGGACCACTGCCTCGGCAACGCCCCCTCCGCGGCCGTCGGCCGGGGCCGGAAGGCCAGCGCCCGGACAATCCGACCGAAGGGCCCCCGCCAGTGA
- a CDS encoding DUF3117 domain-containing protein has protein sequence MAAMKPRTGDGPLEVTKEGRGIVMRVPLEGGGRLVVEMTPDEANALGDALKAAVG, from the coding sequence ATGGCGGCGATGAAGCCGCGGACGGGCGACGGTCCGCTGGAGGTCACCAAGGAGGGCCGGGGCATCGTCATGCGGGTGCCGCTGGAGGGTGGCGGCCGGCTCGTCGTTGAGATGACACCTGATGAGGCCAACGCGCTCGGCGACGCGCTGAAGGCCGCCGTCGGCTGA
- a CDS encoding M17 family metallopeptidase, with protein sequence MSNGPAAAAVGPFAVGGVTRRFLVAEVSRVLQIRPVAEPTGHDVLVLSVRPADGAAAADGAAAADGAAGADGAAGAGGAEVVSGAWAPPQEVRADAAALLPAVRHSGRPGEAYVAVRPADPVQRLVLLGIGGGTEADWRAAGAGLARSGALAGTVAVALPTEAGPAAVRGIAEGLWLASYRFRLPAAGAAATSAAATGAAATSTAAGDPAADGRLAAGPAADAEPGADAGSGAEPLVLLVLADPAAAAEPLTAARVTAETTRLARDLTNMPSSVKNPGWFADRIETVAAGHPGLEVRVRGPEWLADEGFGGVLAVGGGSVSPPRLVELAWQPEQASLHVVLVGKGITFDTGGLSIKPREAMKLMRKDMGGAAAILAATIGAAALRLPVRITALAPLAENMVSGSAFRPGDVIRHFGGLTSESTNSDAEGRLVLADALGYARDRLAPDLLVDLATLTGANAVALGSRTAALYSDNDELAGAMLDACAAAGEQAWRMPLADDYVDYLSSDIADLHSSPMGGAGSVTAALYLREFTGELRDRWLHVDMSAPSWAGADSAELAKGATGWGVRTLLRWLATL encoded by the coding sequence ATGTCGAACGGTCCGGCCGCGGCAGCGGTCGGGCCGTTCGCCGTCGGCGGGGTGACCCGCCGTTTTCTCGTTGCGGAGGTATCCCGGGTGCTCCAGATCCGCCCAGTCGCCGAACCCACCGGGCACGACGTGCTCGTCCTATCCGTCCGGCCGGCGGATGGTGCCGCCGCGGCGGATGGTGCCGCCGCGGCGGATGGTGCCGCCGGGGCGGATGGTGCCGCCGGGGCCGGCGGGGCCGAAGTGGTCTCCGGTGCCTGGGCGCCGCCGCAGGAGGTCCGGGCCGACGCCGCCGCGCTGCTGCCGGCCGTGCGGCACTCCGGCCGCCCGGGTGAGGCGTACGTGGCGGTCCGGCCGGCCGACCCGGTGCAGCGCCTGGTGCTGCTGGGCATCGGCGGCGGCACCGAGGCCGACTGGCGGGCGGCGGGCGCCGGGCTGGCCCGCTCCGGCGCGCTCGCCGGCACGGTCGCCGTGGCGCTGCCCACCGAGGCCGGCCCCGCCGCGGTCCGCGGGATCGCCGAGGGACTGTGGCTGGCCTCGTACCGGTTCCGCCTGCCGGCGGCCGGTGCCGCCGCGACCAGCGCCGCCGCGACCGGCGCCGCCGCGACCAGCACCGCGGCGGGCGACCCGGCGGCGGACGGCCGACTTGCCGCCGGCCCGGCGGCCGACGCCGAGCCGGGTGCGGACGCCGGGTCGGGCGCGGAACCCCTCGTGCTGCTCGTGCTGGCCGATCCGGCGGCGGCCGCGGAGCCGCTGACGGCGGCCCGGGTCACCGCCGAGACCACCCGGCTGGCCCGGGATCTGACCAACATGCCCTCGTCGGTGAAGAATCCCGGCTGGTTCGCCGACCGGATCGAGACGGTGGCGGCCGGGCACCCGGGCCTTGAGGTACGGGTACGCGGGCCGGAGTGGCTCGCGGACGAGGGCTTCGGCGGGGTCCTCGCGGTCGGTGGCGGCTCGGTCAGCCCGCCCCGGCTGGTCGAACTGGCCTGGCAGCCGGAGCAGGCGAGCCTGCACGTGGTGCTGGTCGGCAAGGGCATCACCTTCGACACCGGCGGCCTGTCCATCAAGCCGCGGGAAGCGATGAAGCTGATGCGCAAGGACATGGGTGGTGCCGCCGCCATCCTGGCCGCCACCATCGGCGCCGCCGCGCTGCGGCTGCCGGTCCGGATCACCGCGCTGGCACCGCTGGCCGAGAACATGGTCAGCGGTTCGGCGTTCCGGCCCGGCGACGTGATCCGGCACTTCGGCGGGCTGACCAGCGAGAGCACCAACTCCGACGCGGAGGGCCGGCTGGTGCTGGCGGACGCCCTCGGCTACGCGCGGGACCGGCTGGCGCCGGACCTGCTCGTCGACCTCGCCACGTTGACCGGCGCCAACGCGGTGGCGCTCGGCAGCCGCACCGCGGCGCTCTACAGCGACAACGACGAGCTTGCCGGCGCGATGCTGGACGCCTGCGCCGCCGCCGGCGAACAGGCCTGGCGGATGCCGCTGGCGGACGACTACGTCGACTACCTGAGCAGCGACATCGCCGACCTGCACAGCTCGCCGATGGGTGGGGCCGGTTCGGTGACCGCAGCGCTCTACCTGCGGGAGTTCACCGGCGAGCTGCGCGACCGGTGGCTGCATGTGGACATGTCCGCACCGTCCTGGGCCGGCGCGGACTCGGCGGAACTGGCCAAGGGCGCCACCGGTTGGGGCGTACGCACCCTGCTGCGCTGGCTGGCCACCCTGTAG
- a CDS encoding O-methyltransferase: protein MLRTARNLAREVGLEAVAPGVGAALRMLAAAGNARAVVEIGTGTGVSGVWLLRGMRPDGVLTTIDVESEYQRIARRIFVEAGYPAGRTRIITGRALDVLPRLADGAYDLVFVDADVAEYAACVDAALRLLRPGGLLAVGRALAGGRIGDPAARDLATVTIREVVKAVRESEDWVAALLPAGDGLLTAVRRG, encoded by the coding sequence GTGCTGCGCACCGCGCGCAACCTCGCCCGGGAGGTCGGCCTGGAGGCCGTTGCACCCGGGGTCGGAGCGGCCCTGCGGATGCTCGCGGCCGCCGGAAACGCCCGTGCCGTCGTGGAGATCGGCACCGGCACCGGGGTGAGCGGCGTGTGGCTGCTGCGCGGCATGCGCCCCGACGGGGTCCTCACGACGATCGACGTCGAGTCCGAGTACCAGCGGATCGCCCGGCGGATCTTCGTGGAGGCGGGCTACCCCGCGGGGCGTACCCGGATCATCACGGGCCGCGCCCTGGACGTGCTGCCGCGGCTCGCGGACGGCGCCTACGACCTGGTGTTCGTCGACGCCGACGTGGCGGAGTACGCGGCCTGCGTGGACGCGGCCCTGCGACTGCTGCGTCCGGGCGGGCTGCTCGCGGTCGGCCGGGCGCTGGCCGGCGGGCGGATCGGCGACCCGGCCGCCCGGGACCTGGCGACGGTGACCATCCGCGAGGTCGTGAAGGCCGTACGGGAGTCCGAGGACTGGGTTGCGGCCCTGCTGCCGGCCGGCGACGGCCTGCTCACCGCGGTACGACGCGGCTGA
- a CDS encoding S1C family serine protease, with protein sequence MTDGWNWHQPAGMPPTAPRSDPGGPPGTGANAPSPWWSDALRDPWRDPLAPTATVLRPPAGGAGIDPEPVSDPDAPRTPGLRTVLLISLVTALLAGALGGVLGFAFAVRGGATTPTALGAPDASAPAAAQRPPDSFAGVAERLLPSVVTVRSSGADGTSVGSGFVATADGYVITNQHVVDGSRGPATVEFSDGSTTTANVVGEDAESDIAVIKAQRGGLTPVRFGDSEAIAVGDPVLAFGSPLALSNTVTAGIVSALDRTIRAGEPGGPVRYYAAIQTDAAVNQGNSGGPLVDGAGRVVGVNSVIKSLAIDEEQAGNIGLAFAIPINQAKRIASDIIDTGRARRTVIGAQVGSDTGPGSAPGAGVRLSRVEPGGPADGAGLKSGDILLKLGGRALSEPTDLIALVRKYAPGSVVTVEYRRGTARQTTSVTLAADAK encoded by the coding sequence GTGACCGACGGCTGGAACTGGCACCAGCCCGCGGGGATGCCGCCGACGGCACCTCGCTCCGACCCGGGTGGGCCGCCGGGGACCGGCGCGAACGCGCCGTCGCCGTGGTGGTCCGACGCGCTGCGGGATCCCTGGCGGGATCCGCTGGCGCCGACGGCCACCGTGCTGCGCCCGCCGGCCGGTGGTGCCGGTATCGACCCGGAGCCGGTCTCCGACCCGGACGCCCCGCGTACCCCCGGCCTGCGTACGGTCCTGCTGATCTCGCTCGTCACGGCCCTGCTGGCGGGGGCGCTGGGCGGGGTGCTCGGCTTTGCCTTCGCGGTGCGTGGCGGCGCGACCACCCCGACCGCGCTGGGTGCGCCGGACGCCTCGGCGCCGGCGGCGGCGCAACGGCCGCCCGACTCGTTCGCCGGGGTGGCCGAGCGGCTGCTGCCCAGCGTGGTGACGGTGCGCTCCAGCGGCGCCGACGGGACCAGCGTGGGGTCCGGCTTCGTGGCCACCGCGGACGGGTACGTGATCACCAACCAGCATGTCGTCGACGGCAGCCGGGGACCGGCCACGGTCGAGTTCAGCGACGGCTCGACCACCACGGCGAACGTGGTGGGCGAGGACGCGGAATCCGACATCGCCGTCATCAAGGCACAGCGCGGGGGTCTGACGCCGGTGCGGTTCGGTGACTCCGAGGCGATCGCGGTGGGCGATCCGGTGCTGGCCTTCGGCTCCCCGCTGGCGCTCAGCAACACGGTCACGGCCGGCATCGTGAGCGCGCTCGACCGGACGATCCGGGCCGGTGAGCCGGGCGGGCCGGTGCGCTACTACGCGGCCATCCAGACCGACGCCGCGGTGAACCAGGGCAATTCCGGCGGACCGCTGGTGGACGGCGCGGGCCGGGTGGTCGGGGTCAACTCGGTGATCAAGTCGTTGGCCATCGACGAGGAGCAGGCCGGGAACATCGGGCTGGCCTTCGCCATCCCGATCAACCAGGCCAAGCGGATCGCCAGTGACATTATCGACACCGGCCGCGCCCGCCGTACGGTGATCGGCGCCCAGGTGGGCTCGGACACCGGTCCGGGCTCGGCGCCGGGCGCCGGGGTACGGCTGTCCCGGGTCGAGCCGGGCGGCCCGGCGGACGGCGCGGGGCTGAAGAGCGGGGACATTCTTCTCAAACTGGGCGGTCGGGCGCTGTCCGAACCGACCGATCTGATCGCCCTGGTCCGCAAGTACGCCCCCGGCTCCGTGGTGACCGTCGAGTACCGCCGCGGCACGGCCCGGCAGACCACCTCGGTGACGTTGGCCGCTGATGCCAAGTAA
- a CDS encoding P-loop NTPase, whose protein sequence is MSAPASTVEEAVQAALATVDDPEIRRPITELGMVRSAEVGPDGVVRVELLLTVAGCPLRDKLRTDITAAVGAVPGVSGVEIEFGVMSPEQRQALQTRLRGGAAAQEPVIPFAQPGSRTRVYAVASGKGGVGKSSVTVNLAAALAARGLSVGVVDADIYGHSVPRMLGADASPTRVEDMIMPPQSHGVKVISIGMFTAGNAAVVWRGPMLHRALQQFLADVYWGELDVLLLDLPPGTGDVAISLAQLLPNAEILVVTTPQAAAAEVAERAGAIALQTHQRLVGVVENMSWLELPDGSRMEVFGAGGGATVAESLSRVLGAPVPLLGQVPLDTRVRESGDAGTPIVLDAPDAPAARALNAVADRLAVRRESLLGKPLGLRPAGR, encoded by the coding sequence ATGTCTGCACCCGCCAGCACCGTCGAGGAAGCGGTACAGGCCGCGCTCGCCACCGTCGACGACCCGGAGATCCGTCGGCCGATCACCGAACTGGGCATGGTCCGTTCGGCCGAGGTCGGCCCGGACGGGGTGGTCCGGGTGGAACTGCTGCTCACCGTGGCCGGCTGCCCGCTGCGCGACAAGCTGCGCACGGACATCACCGCGGCCGTCGGGGCGGTGCCCGGGGTCAGCGGGGTGGAGATCGAGTTCGGGGTGATGAGCCCGGAGCAGCGCCAGGCGCTACAGACCCGGCTGCGCGGCGGCGCCGCCGCCCAGGAGCCGGTGATCCCGTTCGCCCAGCCCGGCTCCCGGACCCGGGTGTACGCGGTGGCCAGCGGCAAGGGTGGCGTCGGCAAGTCCAGCGTGACGGTCAACCTGGCGGCGGCGCTGGCCGCCCGAGGGCTGTCGGTCGGGGTGGTCGACGCGGACATCTACGGTCATTCGGTGCCCCGGATGCTCGGCGCCGACGCCTCGCCCACCCGGGTCGAGGACATGATCATGCCCCCGCAGTCGCACGGGGTGAAGGTGATCTCGATCGGCATGTTCACCGCGGGCAACGCGGCGGTGGTCTGGCGGGGGCCGATGCTGCACCGCGCGTTGCAGCAGTTCCTCGCCGACGTGTACTGGGGCGAACTCGACGTGCTGCTGCTGGACCTGCCGCCCGGCACCGGCGACGTGGCGATCTCGCTCGCCCAACTGCTGCCCAACGCCGAGATCCTGGTGGTGACCACGCCGCAGGCCGCCGCCGCCGAGGTCGCCGAGCGGGCCGGCGCGATCGCCCTGCAGACCCACCAGCGCCTGGTCGGGGTCGTCGAGAACATGTCCTGGCTGGAGCTGCCGGACGGCTCCCGGATGGAGGTCTTCGGCGCCGGTGGCGGTGCGACCGTGGCCGAGTCGCTGAGCCGGGTGCTGGGCGCTCCGGTTCCGCTGCTGGGTCAGGTGCCGCTGGACACCCGGGTCCGGGAGAGCGGCGACGCGGGTACCCCGATCGTGCTGGACGCACCGGACGCACCGGCGGCCCGCGCGCTGAACGCGGTGGCGGACCGGCTCGCGGTCCGCCGGGAGTCGCTGTTGGGCAAGCCGCTCGGGCTGCGTCCGGCCGGTCGCTGA
- a CDS encoding DUF1003 domain-containing protein has translation MVDRRQVPRLDQPTQPRRIKLPRFDPEAFGRWAEGTARYMGTANFIVWMTLVISIWLGWNTLAPSRLRFDPYTFTFLTLLLSLQASYAAPLILLAQNRQADRDRLAMEEDRRRAAMQKADTEYLTREIAALRIALGEVSTRDFVRSELSRLAEELDEQNRRRQRIERRQYAPERGGGEPFLDEPRDDLDGD, from the coding sequence GTGGTTGACCGTCGCCAGGTGCCCCGGCTGGACCAGCCCACCCAGCCCCGCCGGATCAAGCTGCCCCGGTTCGACCCGGAGGCCTTCGGCCGGTGGGCCGAGGGAACGGCCCGCTACATGGGTACGGCGAACTTCATCGTCTGGATGACGCTTGTCATCTCCATCTGGTTGGGCTGGAACACGCTCGCCCCGTCCCGGCTGCGCTTCGACCCGTACACCTTCACGTTCCTCACCCTGCTGCTGTCCTTGCAGGCCTCGTACGCGGCGCCGCTGATCCTGCTGGCGCAGAACCGGCAGGCCGACCGGGACCGTCTGGCGATGGAGGAGGACCGGCGGCGGGCCGCCATGCAGAAGGCGGACACCGAGTACCTGACCCGGGAGATCGCGGCGCTGCGGATCGCGCTCGGCGAGGTCTCCACCCGCGACTTCGTCCGGTCGGAACTGAGCCGACTGGCGGAGGAGTTGGACGAGCAGAACCGGCGCCGGCAGCGGATCGAGCGGCGCCAGTACGCCCCGGAACGCGGCGGTGGCGAGCCGTTCCTGGACGAGCCGCGGGACGATCTGGACGGGGACTGA